The segment ctcccaaacaaaacagtcttcgagtcgccagcatccagcggctccctgcaatctgCATTAAtgtcttcataatattatagtataaataaaaataatataaaaatttgacCTTACATTGACAAAATCTCCACCTTGGATCATAAAATCTTTTATAACTCTGTGAAATGTTGCTCCTTTGTAACCCAGTGGTACACCATCTCTTCTATATTCGCCTGTACAAAATTCTCTGAaattttcacttgtttttgGCACTACATCAGCAAACAGTTCAAATATCATGCGGCCTATTTCCTgaaatatataagtaaaattagTAGGTAGTATTCATTAAGTCATGCaaataagatttaatttttattaatcactattattataaactttaattaattctCTGACAAAACAGGCTGccctttatataaaaaaaattaatgaatgcTTTCTATAAAACGAATGCCAAGCAATCAGTATAACTTGTTGGATACTTACATCTTCGTGCaaaatgtaatacatttcatctACAACTAAGCAAATCATTCAGAAGATATGGTGCATCAAAATGCATTTTATGTATAGAAATTTAGCCATTACACTAAGAAATCTAGCTTAACCAGTATACAACATACCTAAACAGTTAGTTTTGCTGTACACTGATAACATgcaaggaaaaaaaaacattttttgatatACCACTAACTTTGACTCtctattaaataaactaatatagaGAATAGTTAACATTcgaattaaaaacataagatgTGGTTGATTTACCGTTGTTCCTACTGTTATATCGAAGAAAACCACCGGATTATTTGGGTTTCTCAACTGTGACTGAATTTGGTTCCATGTCGGCATCGTTTGTTATTGTTTTCAAAATCTTCAACAGGTACTGTTACTGGTTAATTACTAGTAGAGTAAGAGTGACTGCGCGGTTTAACttaaatagatataaataatacagCAAAGTCAATAGTTATTTTGAATGTTTCAGTACTTTtcttaaaagttttaaatttattacaaagttacaaactgctaaattattataaccttaaaatttaaactttttttaacacCTCTCTGTCTGGACCGCTCTGTGGTCTGACGTCTGAGACACAGAAACAGATTAGATATCTTACTACCGTGCTACTACGGTCTGAGATGTGAGTCCACAGATGACAAATGAGAGACACCCTGTACTCATCGTCATCTTTTCTCTGAGCTCCAGCTTTTTAGAGCCTCTCTAAGTCGCCAAAGACTGTATAATTAACTCATAAAAAATGATTAGATCATAGATAACAtgcactcagaccaattaccttttgACTTGTATCGTACTTTTAATCGTCaactgttaaatattttctatgtgcGAGTACCTCGACCCTTTCAAAAAAAGTcaaattgtctttttttttgaaagacaTATTGTGTCCTTGCGCTACacacaattatatttaattttaatttatggagatggtccactcttgtaccccgtaccaataaattttaaaaatacaagtattttattaaagtgaataaatctaactaaataaaattaaaacccaagtttttcagttatatcaagatatttatttattaaatcgtCCTAAAAGCAATTTTGACATGGAAATTGACAGAAAACATCACAACGATTACTGAAGAAtttaagtaaattcgtagatttgtttaaagttaaaaatttaattttcatttatttccacCAGGGTATAATGAattctgggctccatacaatttttgaccatcttctttattttaacacaatgaaacatcgatttttagacgttagatcgtgatcatacacttttgacagaggggtaacatcCAGCGAGGCAGCTCCAGTGTTAATTGATCTGAAGTCTAATTTACATATTTCTACAATCTCGAAAACTGAATCTAGAATGGCATGTATGTACTTGTTTATGTTGTAAGGATATGTTACATAGATTTGAAACACAATCATCGATGTGTgagtccccctcaaaaaatgacggACAATaatttgttggtgaatttgggtgcgatacaagtccttatGTATTTGATCTGAGTTTGACGATCGTGTCCAACATTAATTTACAGCACttaaagccaaaaaaaaaaacagtttatgaaaaaaaaaaaactgatgacttgaaaatgaaattgaaaaataaaaatttgatgTCTGTGGTTATAACATAAATCTaacctaaaatataaaatatttaattatttatctattttaaattaaaatatatttaaacaggACATTAAAAATGGCAAACAATACATTTCTCGATTATTATAGAATATTGCGCAGTGATCGAAAGGCTTCCAACGAGGATTTAAAAAGAAGTTACCAAAGTTTAGTTTTGTTGTTTCATCCGGATAAAGTCGGTGGTGGTCAGGAAGAGAAGTTTCATACAATACAAAAAGCGTGGTCCGTATTAAAGGAACCTGAGAGCCGAAGACAGTATGATGCAGAGCTTGCATGTTACGAAAATCACCAACTTTTGCTTTACGAAACTATAACTCTATCACAAATGGAATTCGATACAGCTGAAGATGTTTACACTTATCAGTGCAGATGTAACGGTATCTACTATTTAGAGGCAAGTGAATTACTAATTTGTTCTAATCAAGTAGTTATTGGTTGTGATGAGTGCTCATTCTCCATTAAAGTTAATATTCCAAGGTGATTGCAGTATGTTTGCATGTAGTACGGCCAGTGGCGTAGAGATATGGGGATCATGAAATGAATTGAAtgaaaaaattttgaataatgcAAATGTGTACACCTTACACAAAAATATGACTTCAAAAGTTATGGTAATGTTGACCTCGGGTCTGAAGCACAGGTAGTTTATCTTGATCTTCAATATGTTGCAACATagacttattaaataagtaaacgGTATCTTGCTGTCAAACATCTGAAGCACCATAATGGCACCAAGTATCTATGTGTGTTTGAAGTGTAATAAAGGAAATTAATCGGCGGTCTGTCCGTCTTCATATTATGTGTCTGTGTTGTCCTATGAGTACATTCAAACTGGCAGAGTTGAGGTGCATCACTTAGTTTAGGAGAtggggttttattttattttaaaactctaGCCATGCCACTGAGTTCGACTGACTTTTCAGtgaaaatttaacattaatCTATACATGAGCGATTTATTTCTGTAATATGTGTGATGCTATGCTATAATATtaccatagctgggcattaactcgttaatccgttaatcattaattaacgaagttaacattttgcttaacggattaacttttaaaaatgtttacggACCTGTTATCTTCCGTTAACATGCTGAAGCCCGTTAATCggtaatccaatgcctactatttaccgcgcgaagcgattaacaggtttagacaagtaagaagttatgatttattttttcaaagaaatcaacaaattactatatttatgttaaaattatagataaaatcaactaaaatcaaTTTATGGCAGATTTCCCCAGTGCCCacccttatttttccaatggggatctcacacaatgatataaaaatgcaatattaaccagtcatattaacggataacgattaacgttaacttgcgtttattcttccggaatgtaacgctttaacgtttaacgaagctaactttttttgtagcggattagcaattaacgaagttaactatttgattaacggtgcccagctatgaaTATTACTATGTCTACTTACAGTAGCATAGCAACAGTCGTAAACATTTatacatgtaataaatattataaagcacaGCAAAAGAAATTGAATCTGATGTGATCAACTTTTATGTtagattgtattttttaaacagtttgtacttgttttagttgtaaaattgatttattattgttctctttttatattttattgatgttttaatttaagtatattgttattacttaatatatgttaataactatttagctttttattttagcatttaaaaattcttaatttttgataattttgtttgatcAGTAGATGCAGACATAACAGACTcacatacaatttatttatttaattttgtcattagtacatgtaggtacctatttattttataaatatgagtaatatatatgtatagttgtatattatattgtagattggggaataaataatatttttaatcaggATTTACTTTTTACAATTTCATGTAGAGTAACaactaaatattatacttaacagATATAATATGATCCCACTTCTATGTTTGTACCTTCATATAATTAGAATGATTAACAATCTCATTGTCATTTCATAGTGAGCTCATAGCGGCCAAGAACatattttgtaaagaaaactaaatgatGGTGGAGTAGTCCCAGTCCTATTTTATTTATCCCgatgcaatgaaagagatagggATATTTCCAGTTGTACAACAATTGGTACTGTTTTTCTATTagtcttttctttttctttttctcttcagAATTTGGTTGTACTACACTGTACATGTCACTgttattaaatttcttttttgtttatgtttggtGAACAGTCAATTAGATTTTTTATGGTAGGTAATGAACTGACCAAAGATGGCATACCTTAGGAAAACCATCATAAACAAAGAACACTTTGTGGCAAACTCTTTTATTTGCCCACTCAAAGTCTGGCGAACAAACCGAACATCTAATTtattaatcttttattttatgtaattatacattttaatcaGTGTAACAAATATATCAGTGCATCATCATATCGATCTATAATCTTATGCTGGCATTATGTACGGCAATAACTTTGCAATTCATACAATTCATTCAATTCATTTATACAAGGAAAATATCCTACAAAGTGCCATCCTATGTCCATAACCTGAGGCAAAGACGTTTTCACCTTCAGCTTCATATATCTCAGTCTGTAATTACATACCCTTCTGACTGGAACACAGTGATGCGGCATGGCACCAGATACAAACATGGTAGCTATCCTAACAATTTTGCCTGCCTCTGTAGCACAGTGTATTTACAAGTCAGAGTCCTATGTTctattcccggctgggccgattgaggttttcttaattggtctaggtctggctggtgggaggcttcacccatggctagttaccaccctaccgacaaagacatactgccaagcgatttagcattcctgCACAATGTCATGTAGAATTGAAgcaggtgtggattttcatcctcctcctaacaagttagcccacttccatcttagattgcatcatcacttaccatcaggtgagattgtaggcaagggctaacttgtaaagaataaataaaaaaaaaataatatggtcATGGTCACTCATACacggtaaaataaataaaagccgTTTATCATGTTTATTACCATTTATATTATGGTTAGgctaaaacataaataatataatcatgacaaggtaaaattatcataattacgGTTAACTCATGTGAATGACTAAAattaaacctaaaataaaattttgtacagcattttatattacaatacaacaattttgatagtgattgaagaaaataaattactacattgaatgtcaatatttatttttaaaacagcaaatttaaaattcaatttaaattatgcAAAAAGATCTAAGCTATCACATATAATTAtgcaattttaaatttcataagaAATTTCACAAATACTTTAGTGGCAAGAACTAGAACAAATAAAATAGCAACATAAtccataaattaattttttaaattctatagaGAGTGTGAAGAGAGATGCATATAAAATCATAAGccaacataaataaaacaatttgccATATAGCAATGAATGGCAAACTGATTTGTCCGACAGCCATTATTGCCACCACGGGCAATGTTCTGCAAACATCGCGGGGTAGCAATCACTTGtcacattatttgtaaaatcTTCAACATACACTCATTGAGATTACatgaattttatttaccaataaaTTGATCACAAACACAATTAAATAGCGGCATACACATGatatttacatacattattGTGCACACTTTTGTACTTTAAAATAAGATTCACTTAaatatgcaataaaaaaataataaaatgtccaATTGGCTAGCTCTtcacacacaaaaataaaacttgtgaatatttttttttattttcaagtaataGGTATACAATTTTTCTGAGGCCTaaaaattatagttaaatattatgcatgttatattttgtgatacggtgtatttaatttacaaatattgcACCAAAAACTCCGCCATGTGTTGAATCAGTGACtagataataacaaataatatgcacaaatttcaagtttgctaaaattaataatgagcTCAACTCTATGGCTAAGCTCTGTTACATTGTCACAAGTTCCTTTTTCTGTGTAAATGCAGCCTGATGCAGTCTATAATTTACACACTCCGCAAGCACTTTGTTACATAAAAGTGGATTTTGTGGTAAATACCCACATTTACAGTAACAATCAGCAAAGTCTCACTTTATTCACACATCTGTCCATGAAATTCTTCTTTCTCTTAGTCTGTGTGGTTGCATCTAGCGGTGCAGGTAATGAAAGTTGTGTGTGCTCATTCGAATCCAGCAAACCATCACAGGACGGGCACCTCAGTGGTATCGGCTGTATTCGTTTACAGTCTATATTATCACTACTTTCAGATAGTCTCTCTGGTAGGCTATATAAGGTTTTGACAGGCGAAGATGTGCTGCTACTAGACAGTTGTTCACAACTTTGTGAGTTTGCTGAAGCTTTTTCCATTGAAGACTGTCGACTTCGTCGAGGTctgaaagttaaaaaatatttatgaagtaCAGCAtaaccttgtatttttaaataacaatgtcCTAGCTGTGTGAATTGAACAATCAACTGTATTAGATGGTCATATTTCAGAGCCATGATTAGATTAAGTCAGGTGCCTTTTTCAATCAGGATTATGACcagggaacaatggattttatCAGGATAAACAGGATCAGGGATTTACCGGGTAAAAAGCGTTAATCCaggatataatctatctccatttcaaatttcagttgaatcagttcagtagttgcggcgtgacAAACAAAAACACACAAACCTTCGCTTTTACGAgtacattcattatcaacctattttaacagcccactaatAGGGCCAGGCCACCCTTCTTATAGTAGGAGTGTATATATGGAACTTAAACCTACCAAGGTGCTACATAGCGAGATTGCAGTTTGccttcttagaagaaaaaaatccGAGTATCTCATGGTCCGatccaggaccttgtgatccaaaACCACCACCAACCAgagaccaacaaggcagttagtTTAcctttatattagtgtgatattatgCGTGTGCGGGGAGGGGGGAGGGgttattatgttctaactatGGAAAATCTGTAATTCGCTGTAGCATATtggtaaagttttattttttgtaacgcAGTTGATTTTTCTTTACAACAACAATATGTGGCGTAGTTACCTGACTGGTGGCAGAGTGTGCAACGTCTCTAGTCAATCCGCTTTATCGCTGCCCCGGCTCTCGCTGGAGTGCATGCGCTGGTAGTTGGGCGGGCCGCGCCCGATGGCGGCCGTGCCCGGAGTCTGCACGTCGCCTCGACTGCGCAGGGGGCCCTCCATCCTGTTCGCCAAGTTTGATTTGCCGCGAAGGAAGCTGGAAATTTATTTAGAACATTCATTATGTCGAATGGCAAGCTCAAATGTGCAAAGCTATGCTATATGCTATGGGGCCTGCCAAGAGAGTGCACGTTGAAATCTCTTAAGTTTTGAATTACGAGTAGTAtgtacttccaaacacaacagtttttatgaaaatcagtCTGTCAGTGAAACTAAGACTGGTTCTGAAAGCAGATTCTATCTAAAAGAGCCAGCCTAACTGTAGCAGTTGCTCTTATAAGATATCTTATCCTGAATTATTTGCAGAAGCGAAAGGATTCGACGCTGATGGATTATGTAATAAGTACTTGTCGCATAAATTACAATCTTgttcataatcattatcatcctgTTTTAACAGCCCAGGGGGCCTGGTCTTGTAGTAAAAGTACAAAAAGGGAATCCATCTCCTTTAAAGAGGATATTAACGTTGAACTCatgggcgtagccaggattGTATCTAGGATGGGGGCAGCTATACTTAAATTGTCTATCTCACATTACTAATTGATACGTTCCGACCAAACCAGTTTTTACGGCCGAATTTGAAAAAACGAATTTCGGGTTCGGaacagtttcggtttcggctgTAGTTTCGGCCGGGAAACGGTTTTCATTCATATCCCATGCCCGTACCTTGCTACGCCCATGTTGATCTTTGAAATTCTACTAGCCTTGAGATAATTCTTTAATTCTTCAAGACCTTTGTATCATACGAATTTTGCATGACTTTCTTACCTTTCAAGTTTCTCAACACACGCGTCCTGGTAGTCGTGGATCCACCGCACGCCGTTGAAGTGGCACACCGCGCGCATGTCTTCCGGCAGCTCCTCCGGCTCGGGCCACTCGAAGTTGTCGATAATCGGGACGATGTTACATTGTGATTGTAGCGCTGCTACTATTTcctgtaagaaattttcagttgaaattaacactcccgatggtagCCGGGCTGGGgggcgatgaatgaaaacccataACTGATGCACgcacccgcgcagtttttcctCCCgatgcccgcatatcatgggagtgtcatcaacaaacttgccaagctaaaCCTCCAATAATCGTATaagttgatttttattaaaaacttcatATAATTGAAAACTTAAGTAGTACTTTTCAATTGTATGACTACTTTGAGCACTACTCACATGCATTGGGGTGAATGTAATGAATCTAAAAACGCACTGCTTTGATTTTTGCAATGCTGAGCTTAAAATAAACCTATACAGAACCTATATTTATTAAGAACCATTACACTGCTACAGTGATAATGTAACTCTGTAACGACtaatatcagatgttaataataatgaccgtgACTGACGTGTTACTCGTTAATAATAAAGGTTTCCattgatgaaataatttaaaaatcggttcagtttagGCGTGCAAGCGTAACAAACGAActtacattcgcatttataattagGATGGTAAGATGAAAtaatatcttttaataaataatttccacGAAACTCACCCGATGTACCCAGTCTTTTTGTTCATTGTCGTGCTTACAACGTTCCAATGCATTCGGCGTGAGCACGAGCAAAAAGTGTTTCGCTTGCCGTATACTTCGCAGTAGATTGTTGTCGAACTTCCCCGCTTCCAATCTCTCCACGTCGATGAATACCGTGAAGCCTCGCACTTGGAGGTGAACTTTCAACAGACTCGCTAATTGTGAACCGTTTGATCTTCTGTAGCTAACAAATACGTCCAAGTTCTTCTCCAGACTCTCGTCACCTTTGCTGAGCAGATTGTCGTAGGCTGCAAAATATTTGAATTCATAATTAAAATCTAGCTTTTATATGGATGCTCTAACAGTACAGTGGTAAACTAGAGTGTATGCTTTTGTCTAGACAATTGAGTCCAAAGTCCATATGTTTATCTTGTTTAATTTGAGTTCTATAGTCACCTTCTAACTCCATGATGCTCCACAATACAATTGCATCGCCTTTGTCATCGACATTACCCATATGGTATACCTACGCAAGTATATCATACGCATCCAATCGAAGGTCAAAAAGTGGTTCTAATTTAGCTACTTTAGATCTTTGGGCCCATATAATTATACTAACAAGACAACACAAATAAAAAGGTtgtaaatagtaatttaaaaataaacaattcataCAGTGAAGTATTCTTTATAGTACAGGCTTAGCttgtaaatgacgaagttatataATACCGATTTACTAGGAAGACTTACCGCGTATGGCATTCAGAATCCGTAATCGATGTATACTATTAGCTATTCGACATTCAACTTCAAGTTGTTCGTCGCTTAATCCTCTGATAGATTCTTTGTCGACGCCAGCGTTAAGCATTGAATACGTGTATATTGTGTATTCTGGACCCATGCTTTGTAAAAACTCATTTAGGCTGCCGGTGTCCCGAGAACTGTAGTCGGCCATTTTCTTTAATTGCTGAAGTTCTCTTGTGAATCTGTAAAAAAAGAACAAGTTTATTAACCCCCGAtgtcaaaataaacaatatattttttaaatatatcaataatatctaaaaataaccGCACCTCTTACGTTTGATTCCATTATGTAATCCGATGTCTTCTTTGAGATTATCTTCTGTTATCTGTAATAATAAATCGCCGTCCACCCTACTTTCGTAAAAGTTAGTCGCATATTCTGAAAAACCTATTTGTTTCACCCATTCTCGTACATCTTCTATTGACCAAAGCGGTACTTGCTGCGACAGCTTATGTGGCACTTCTTCCCCAATAAGCCTCAAGGCTTGAGCAGCGTATTTCGAAGCTACTGCATTTGGACAACTGGCTACTTTCTTTAAAGTTTCAATTGCTCCTATTTCCCtaaatatttcagtttttcCTTGTTGTTTCTTTatcccagcctccatacaaaaatGGAATGCTGCCAGATTTCGAGCTTCTTCTCTTTTCGAGCTCAATACAGGGACTAATCGTTGCAACCAGTTTTTACTTTGACCATGAGCATGTGCTAAATTAGAACGAGCAAATTCAGACGGGTTATGCGAGGTAACGAACGGTTCTACTAAATCCAGTGTTCCCGATTTAAGGACCGCAGCTTCTATTTCCTTATTTGCTACTAACACTGCAATGGCTAAACAAGCGTAATACTTGATATTATCATCATTGTGGAAAGCAAGAGGGAACAGCCACATTGGTACTTTCCTTTTTATCATAGCTTCTTGGTTTTCAGCTCCGCCGTATAATGAAAGGTTAGCCAGCGCTGTTGCACAATGACGCAAAGTTTCGATATCGTTTTTTCTGCATTCGAATAACACAGCGTCTAAACCTCCGAGTTTAATGACATCACTACATGTGCCTTCACTGTGTTTGAACAGGTGTTCTAATATTCCAGTACCTATCCTTGCATGGTCTACAGAATTTGCGTGTTTTGTACATACACAAGCGACATTAACAACCTTTTCGAGTCCATTCTCTACTACGTGCGCTCTATTTTCTGTTGTAAGGCATTGTTCGAGTAATTTAGCGGAACAAAATTGTAAATCAGGGTTGTTTGTTTCTAAGCAGTTCGCCATTAAAATATCCAGGCCACCAGATTTTCGTAATATGTTGCATAAAGAGTATCCCAACTCGTGTCCGTATGCTGGAACCGCCCATGCTCTTCGtaccatttcatttaatttgttaaattgtaCACATGCGTTTTTCATATCTATTTGGTTATTTTTCATAGCTGCTATAAATGCATTCATTCGGTAAGAATATTTTTGAATCGCTAACTCAACATCCTTTTGATTTGAATTTGCGTCTAACTTATCTAAGTCTTCAAATGTTAAGTTCGATAGATCTTCATCGCCAGGTTTTACGGTTCCATTTAACAATTGACTCATCTGGAACAGAAGCAGGTACACAGTATGAATAGTTTTTTAGTAAAGTCACACCTACGTCATGATTAACGTATGTATGCTACATAACGTTGTGGATtgataaataagtgaataacaAAGAATTGGTTactaatatttttccaaaaacgTTAAAAGTATTAAACTGGATAACAATATCAAGTAGCGCCTTACCTGTGAAGATAGTAAAGTTGATTTAGAAGATAGATTTTTGCTCGATATAGTCATATTGGAGTGTGCTACGCTAGAATGCTCTTTATGACTAAACATGCCGCTTGATGTGACAGTCTGCCTAGCCTGTGATGAAGCCATAGCCTTCTTCTCGGCACTAAATGCTTCAGTTTGCAAACGAGAGCTAGATGCAGACATGTTATTAGCTTCTTGTGCTGTCACTTCACCCGCTTGTAATGACCGCTTTTcctaaaaataccaaataaatatttaatatactcACGTTCGACCATAAACAGTACACCttaaatttctaaatttaatatcTGGAAACTTCCACCGTGACTCAGGTCACCATGCTTATCACTACATCACTTGATATTTGGCACTTTTTACACAACAACAcggtatataaatatttgtaaatttacaGGAATAATGATACGCAAATTAGGTCTCGGCCGCCGTTTCGAAGACATGATTTCTTgatttaaatttgttaaattgACTTTGCGATATCGGACGCGGTGGATATTCGTTCGTCTCGGGATCAAAACTACTTTTACATACAAAAGTAGTGCGCGTCATGGCTCGGAttgaacgctgaatcgcttctATTGGATATAGGCCAATCGCGCGGTACTCGCGGGACTTTcgatgataattttaaagtttgtataCAGACGTCACGATTTAGAAGGTCAGTGAGTAAAATATTCTGGGGAAACGTACTCTCTCAGAAGGATAACTCGGCTTCGGGGGAAAACGCGACAGGACGCCTCTGTGTACCGGCCACGGGGCCGAACCCCCACCAGAAGACATTCCGCTTCTAAAATTAAAGCCGTCTATTCGTGTACCCGTGTGAACGCGCATGCGCAATAATTAACTTCCGCGTATGCTCGCACGCACGACGGTCAAACGTTGACTGACATGGTTCGGTAAATGTTCCGATAAGCGCTCGTAGATAAAGTGTGAGCTAACCGCCCCCGGCGATCCTCCGCGTCGCAGCATCCTGCTCGTCCATGCCATTAAGCGTGCGGCCATACTGCAGATATCGTGTGTGGATACGCAATTATGCGGcgttttttacttttacatcGCAAATGTGTAATACATGTTACCAAGGCAAGGAGCCGAACTCGACTGAACGTTGTAGCGTCGCGTTGCTGAGACGTCATTCTAGGATATCGATTGAGCCCGGTCACGCGAGGTCGCGTCCTTCGGCGCGCCTTGCTGGCGGCAGAAAGCTAGACGCACTTTTATTTCGGTTTTTGGTAAAAAGTTTGGCAATGTCAATTTATatgttaagtaattaaataactcCAGGAATCCCACAACTTTGTCTGCATAGAATTTTTTAACTACAAATCCGACATTCTTAAAAGTTAAAATCGGACTACGCGTTCTTGAATTACAGctaagtaaacatttttaattttatagatttgggattgtttattataaacacAGATATATATTAATTTCGGTTTGTATTatgaataagtaataataataatacttacttgGTGATATGCCGCATTTTGCTCGGCAGTGAGGCCTTCTGCTTGCAACAGTCTATGAGACGCCCCAGCCGCGCTGTGTTCTGCGTATTGCATATCTCCGTGTTGCAATCGTCGCATTCTTGTGCTGTTTGCATTAGATTTTGATGCACTATAACCATCCGTCACAACACGCGTTGAACTCGCCGAAGTCATACGTGCAGCACTATATTTTAGTTCATTTGCAGCGTTGGAACCTACGGTCGCAGCGTTAGGTGCTAACAGACATTGTTTGTCGGGCGGTGGTGTATCTGATTCAGGGAATGTAACTAGAGGTCCTTCGCCTGCCAAATCACTCATATCGCTAATGTCTCCAATATCTCCCATGTCACTGAGATCGCGTATGTCAGGAATTtgcctttctttcttttcatccTGATCTACTATGTTCTCCATTGAGCTTCTTAATCTGCAACGATGTTCCAAACTAAATTAGG is part of the Bicyclus anynana chromosome 5, ilBicAnyn1.1, whole genome shotgun sequence genome and harbors:
- the LOC112043734 gene encoding NAD(+) hydrolase sarm1 isoform X7, with amino-acid sequence MENLKKSSLASRQNQSLNTQVTSSLKQQMVSSTTSSSAVTSQRVQSSSQRASSMKSDLTELKSSISEMKTLSNSAALNFGQRLRSSMENIVDQDEKKERQIPDIRDLSDMGDIGDISDMSDLAGEGPLVTFPESDTPPPDKQCLLAPNAATVGSNAANELKYSAARMTSASSTRVVTDGYSASKSNANSTRMRRLQHGDMQYAEHSAAGASHRLLQAEGLTAEQNAAYHQEKRSLQAGEVTAQEANNMSASSSRLQTEAFSAEKKAMASSQARQTVTSSGMFSHKEHSSVAHSNMTISSKNLSSKSTLLSSQMSQLLNGTVKPGDEDLSNLTFEDLDKLDANSNQKDVELAIQKYSYRMNAFIAAMKNNQIDMKNACVQFNKLNEMVRRAWAVPAYGHELGYSLCNILRKSGGLDILMANCLETNNPDLQFCSAKLLEQCLTTENRAHVVENGLEKVVNVACVCTKHANSVDHARIGTGILEHLFKHSEGTCSDVIKLGGLDAVLFECRKNDIETLRHCATALANLSLYGGAENQEAMIKRKVPMWLFPLAFHNDDNIKYYACLAIAVLVANKEIEAAVLKSGTLDLVEPFVTSHNPSEFARSNLAHAHGQSKNWLQRLVPVLSSKREEARNLAAFHFCMEAGIKKQQGKTEIFREIGAIETLKKVASCPNAVASKYAAQALRLIGEEVPHKLSQQVPLWSIEDVREWVKQIGFSEYATNFYESRVDGDLLLQITEDNLKEDIGLHNGIKRKRFTRELQQLKKMADYSSRDTGSLNEFLQSMGPEYTIYTYSMLNAGVDKESIRGLSDEQLEVECRIANSIHRLRILNAIRAYDNLLSKGDESLEKNLDVFVSYRRSNGSQLASLLKVHLQVRGFTVFIDVERLEAGKFDNNLLRSIRQAKHFLLVLTPNALERCKHDNEQKDWVHREIVAALQSQCNIVPIIDNFEWPEPEELPEDMRAVCHFNGVRWIHDYQDACVEKLESFLRGKSNLANRMEGPLRSRGDVQTPGTAAIGRGPPNYQRMHSSESRGSDKAD
- the LOC112043734 gene encoding NAD(+) hydrolase sarm1 isoform X8; its protein translation is MVSSTTSSSAVTSQRVQSSSQRASSMKSDLTELKSSISEMKTLSNSAALNFGQRLRSSMENIVDQDEKKERQIPDIRDLSDMGDIGDISDMSDLAGEGPLVTFPESDTPPPDKQCLLAPNAATVGSNAANELKYSAARMTSASSTRVVTDGYSASKSNANSTRMRRLQHGDMQYAEHSAAGASHRLLQAEGLTAEQNAAYHQEKRSLQAGEVTAQEANNMSASSSRLQTEAFSAEKKAMASSQARQTVTSSGMFSHKEHSSVAHSNMTISSKNLSSKSTLLSSQMSQLLNGTVKPGDEDLSNLTFEDLDKLDANSNQKDVELAIQKYSYRMNAFIAAMKNNQIDMKNACVQFNKLNEMVRRAWAVPAYGHELGYSLCNILRKSGGLDILMANCLETNNPDLQFCSAKLLEQCLTTENRAHVVENGLEKVVNVACVCTKHANSVDHARIGTGILEHLFKHSEGTCSDVIKLGGLDAVLFECRKNDIETLRHCATALANLSLYGGAENQEAMIKRKVPMWLFPLAFHNDDNIKYYACLAIAVLVANKEIEAAVLKSGTLDLVEPFVTSHNPSEFARSNLAHAHGQSKNWLQRLVPVLSSKREEARNLAAFHFCMEAGIKKQQGKTEIFREIGAIETLKKVASCPNAVASKYAAQALRLIGEEVPHKLSQQVPLWSIEDVREWVKQIGFSEYATNFYESRVDGDLLLQITEDNLKEDIGLHNGIKRKRFTRELQQLKKMADYSSRDTGSLNEFLQSMGPEYTIYTYSMLNAGVDKESIRGLSDEQLEVECRIANSIHRLRILNAIRAYDNLLSKGDESLEKNLDVFVSYRRSNGSQLASLLKVHLQVRGFTVFIDVERLEAGKFDNNLLRSIRQAKHFLLVLTPNALERCKHDNEQKDWVHREIVAALQSQCNIVPIIDNFEWPEPEELPEDMRAVCHFNGVRWIHDYQDACVEKLESFLRGKSNLANRMEGPLRSRGDVQTPGTAAIGRGPPNYQRMHSSESRGSDKAD